GACTATTTATTGGTGATTAGTATAATAACGTAATCATAATAAACCACTTAAAATTTAgtataagataataattaatAGATCTTTAAAAGatgtttaatttcaaattagcaaagagtaatatatatttttttaatagaaaatattAGAGCTCGAAGAATTAGGATATTGATGAGGTTGTAGTTTATTAGgagtgaaaatatatatatttcacaaCACAAAAAATCCCCTCTGATTTCTCCCACCACgcgtctctctctctctctctctctctctctctctctctctcaatcTTCTAGTTTTACTTGATCCTGTTCGGCTGTTCCCTTCCCATATTTGGTTTGGTCTCTCTGTTACAATCCCGATTTATACAGGACACTTAATGCTTACACACACGTTTATGAACAATAATTCATCAAACTATTTCCCCGAAACTGCATTATTGTGTGATCTGGAGGAGCCATTTGTTTGCTGTTATTGTAGGGAACAGGCTCAGGTTCCAATCATTGTCGCCGCATCTCTATCCGATTCAGATTTCCTTTTTAAAAATCTCTTCTTTATAATAATCCGGTGCTGTTCGCTGTGTTTTCTATCCGCATAAGCTCTGCTCGGGGCACAAGTTTGTTATTCATTGAACCCTTGTTTTCTTTTCTCGATTTTTTCAATCCTTGCACGTGTATGTTTCTATTGTTAGCATAGGGAAGCTGGGTTATGGAAAGTATCGATTTTTCTGCAGGTGGTTGAATTTTTGGTTTGGAGGAGCCCTTTTGCCTTTGGGGATCTTGGTGTTTTTTTTGTTTGCGAGGATCTTGTGTTTCTTTTAGATATTTTGTATGTAGTTAGTTGTTGAAGCAGCAATGGTGTTGAATCAAGAAGACAATACAGTTCTTGGCGTGAAGTTTGATAATGGGTGTTCCAAGGAGGAATGTTCAGATGTGGTGGGAAAATTTTCTAAATCTGAGAAAGGTTCTGAAGATATTGTTCATGTGTTGCCTAATGATCCCTTTGGTATGGAATTTAGCAAAGGCTTAACCGATGATGCCAACGTCATGGACTTTAATTTTAGTTTGCCTAAGGATCCCTTTGGTATGAATTTTGGTATAGAGACCACGGTTTCCACTTTTAATGATTGGATAGAGGATTTTGGTTTAAAAACTCGTGCCCTTGAGATCAATGAAGAAGGTaatgaggatgatgatgaaaaATTGATTGGGGAGCTTAATTTAGTGTGGGCAAGCTCTATGCAATTTGAACTAGAGGAAGGTGAGAACGAGAATGTTGATGGGAATGAAACTGATTTGGGGATCCACGCCATGGATGAGTCAACATTTGATGAATGCCATCTGATGGTTGGCAATGCGAAGGAATTGACGTGTTTTGGTTTTGAAAAGTATCAGAAAGAGCATGTGAAAAATTCTTGTAGTGAAGCTGAGGCAGGTGCTCCACCAGATGCTTTGTTCTTCGCCCTTGGTTATCTTGGTGTTTGGGACCTTCTCTCTGTAGAAAGGGTTTGCAAATCTTTGCGTGATGCAGTCCAGGATGACCCTCTTCTTTGGAGGAAAATTCAAATAGATTATCCATTGAGTTTTAAGATCTTCG
This window of the Primulina huaijiensis isolate GDHJ02 chromosome 3, ASM1229523v2, whole genome shotgun sequence genome carries:
- the LOC140972668 gene encoding F-box protein SKIP14-like, which gives rise to MQRTEKAELQVCGRQNLRAGHLMLTHTFMNNNSSNYFPETALLCDLEEPFVCCYCREQAQVVEFLVWRSPFAFGDLGVFFLVVEAAMVLNQEDNTVLGVKFDNGCSKEECSDVVGKFSKSEKGSEDIVHVLPNDPFGMEFSKGLTDDANVMDFNFSLPKDPFGMNFGIETTVSTFNDWIEDFGLKTRALEINEEGNEDDDEKLIGELNLVWASSMQFELEEGENENVDGNETDLGIHAMDESTFDECHLMVGNAKELTCFGFEKYQKEHVKNSCSEAEAGAPPDALFFALGYLGVWDLLSVERVCKSLRDAVQDDPLLWRKIQIDYPLSFKIFDDVLLRLINRAQGSLHSLSLINCKEITNIGLKHILESNLRLTKLSVRGCTNLNVDLMLQDLRIFNSLGMPGIKHLRISDHSGIMNHHLKEFKLLLGVENEKMDGSYKPRLYREGERYLSLDDERAIDIELCPRCHQVRQVYDCPLKSCQAKPDSTQACKACIACVDRCIKCGCCLDNTDYEETFYLDLICLDCLTQLLDCQGRMRLLPTHTYFDRKTGYHIVFCG